The following proteins are encoded in a genomic region of Dehalococcoidia bacterium:
- a CDS encoding cyclase family protein, with product MTQQVPNFRELGKQYSNWGRWGEDDELGTLNFITPQAIAAACQSVRDGKVFSLGIPFDENGPQPGGVRINPVRLMSQTGHGQDFPGGFRYADDFVFMPLQCATQWDALAHVYYDDRIYNGYPASVVTTAGALKCSIDKVARGIVGRGVLLDVARHKGERWLPPNFVIDGALLEEVARAQGVEIRPGDILLFRTGWRTKFVTDGNRQEFMSAEPGLGLRSIPWLYEKQVAAVASDNWAIEAFGPNLFGEDPNALLPVHMVLIRDMGMTLGEMFDLDELAEDCARDGRWDFLFVGPPIKFTRAVGSPVNPLAIK from the coding sequence ATGACACAACAGGTGCCCAACTTCCGCGAGCTGGGCAAGCAGTACAGCAACTGGGGGCGCTGGGGCGAGGACGATGAGCTGGGTACGCTGAACTTCATCACTCCCCAGGCCATCGCCGCCGCCTGCCAGTCGGTGCGGGACGGCAAGGTCTTCTCCCTGGGCATCCCCTTCGACGAGAATGGCCCCCAACCAGGCGGGGTGCGCATCAACCCGGTGCGGCTCATGTCCCAGACGGGCCACGGGCAGGACTTCCCTGGGGGCTTCCGCTACGCCGACGACTTCGTCTTCATGCCTCTCCAGTGCGCTACCCAGTGGGACGCCCTGGCCCACGTCTACTACGACGACCGGATCTACAACGGCTATCCCGCCAGCGTGGTCACCACCGCTGGAGCCCTCAAATGCAGCATCGACAAGGTGGCCCGTGGCATCGTCGGCCGAGGGGTGCTGCTGGACGTAGCCCGGCACAAGGGGGAGCGCTGGCTCCCGCCCAACTTCGTCATCGACGGCGCCTTGCTGGAGGAGGTGGCCCGGGCCCAGGGCGTGGAGATCAGGCCCGGCGACATCCTCCTCTTCCGCACCGGTTGGCGGACCAAGTTCGTCACCGACGGCAACCGTCAGGAGTTCATGTCGGCCGAGCCGGGGCTGGGGCTGCGCTCCATCCCCTGGCTGTACGAGAAACAGGTGGCGGCGGTGGCCTCAGACAACTGGGCCATCGAGGCCTTCGGGCCAAATCTGTTTGGCGAGGACCCCAACGCCCTGCTCCCCGTGCACATGGTCCTCATCCGCGACATGGGCATGACCCTGGGGGAGATGTTCGACCTGGACGAGCTGGCCGAGGACTGCGCCCGCGACGGACGCTGGGACTTCCTGTTCGTAGGGCCGCCCATCAAGTTCACCCGGGCGGTGGGCTCGCCGGTGAACCCGCTGGCCATCAAGTGA